One segment of Acidimicrobiia bacterium DNA contains the following:
- a CDS encoding shikimate dehydrogenase, protein MTLAPSGHTTVTGIIGLPVGHSRSPAIHNAAYRALGLDWVYVAFPVAVGAVRDALVGLRALGAAGCNVTMPHKAEAARACDELDATAGAVAVVNTVVVRDGELRGAVTDGDGFVDAAREAGVELDGARVLLVGAGGSARAVAHALGRAGARVAVAARRPEAACAVAALAPGARPVPWADLDEAVGASDVVVNATPLGMRHEAPPFDAERLSAEQVVVDTVYEPEETPLLAAARARGARALNGLGMLVHQAARSFTLFTGEPAPLEVMRAAARGEA, encoded by the coding sequence GTGACGCTGGCCCCGAGCGGGCACACCACCGTCACCGGGATCATCGGCCTGCCGGTCGGCCACTCGCGGTCGCCCGCGATCCACAACGCCGCCTACCGGGCGCTCGGGCTCGACTGGGTGTACGTCGCCTTCCCGGTCGCGGTGGGCGCGGTGCGCGACGCCCTGGTCGGGCTGCGGGCCCTCGGCGCCGCCGGCTGCAACGTGACGATGCCCCACAAGGCGGAGGCGGCCCGGGCCTGCGACGAGCTCGACGCGACGGCCGGCGCGGTCGCGGTGGTGAACACGGTCGTCGTCCGCGACGGCGAGCTGCGCGGGGCCGTCACCGACGGCGACGGGTTCGTCGACGCGGCCCGGGAGGCCGGCGTCGAGCTCGACGGCGCCCGCGTGCTCCTGGTCGGTGCCGGCGGCTCCGCGCGCGCGGTCGCGCACGCGCTCGGCCGGGCCGGGGCCCGGGTCGCGGTGGCCGCCCGTCGGCCGGAGGCCGCGTGCGCGGTCGCGGCCCTCGCGCCGGGCGCCCGTCCGGTCCCGTGGGCCGACCTCGACGAGGCGGTCGGCGCCAGCGACGTGGTCGTGAACGCCACGCCGCTCGGCATGCGGCACGAAGCGCCCCCTTTCGACGCCGAGCGGCTCTCCGCCGAGCAGGTCGTCGTCGACACCGTGTACGAGCCCGAGGAGACGCCGCTCCTCGCGGCGGCGCGGGCCCGCGGGGCGCGGGCGCTGAACGGCCTCGGGATGCTCGTGCACCAGGCGGCCCGCTCGTTCACGCTCTTCACCGGGGAGCCGGCGCCGCTCGAGGTGATGCGGGCGGCGGCGCGCGGCGAGGCGTGA
- the mltG gene encoding endolytic transglycosylase MltG: MTEKDGGWVRPSAHRPGQAPDGGTDGGESPRERRPGRGGGGRPRDRAGGASTATTTRPADEAPPWADAPTDPTPVVNVGGGTGGGGGGTGGGGGGGNGDDQAARRTMLVAITIGVLTIPLLLLAVITIAPNIFSSGGSSKPTPKSAPSGQLQLLLRPGLTVSQIGDVVGNLPGHDKASFTSLASSGTIRSKYLPASVNSLEGVLYPDTYFVLPNEGTASITRRLVSRFDQIGDQVGLGAATAVTPYQTVIVASLVQQEAKLPSDAPLVASVIYNRLKARMPLQIDATLCYAKGGCPPVPTAADKKLSSAYNTYRVAGLPPTPIASVTATALQAALQPPNVPYLYYVVADSSGKLAFATTLQQQNHNIAAARQKGIL; encoded by the coding sequence GTGACGGAGAAGGACGGGGGCTGGGTGCGCCCGAGCGCGCACCGGCCCGGGCAGGCACCCGACGGCGGCACCGACGGCGGCGAGTCGCCGCGGGAGCGACGCCCCGGTCGCGGCGGGGGCGGCCGCCCACGGGACCGGGCCGGCGGCGCCTCGACGGCGACCACGACGAGGCCGGCGGACGAGGCGCCCCCGTGGGCCGACGCGCCCACCGACCCGACCCCGGTCGTGAACGTCGGCGGCGGGACGGGCGGCGGCGGTGGGGGGACGGGCGGCGGTGGGGGCGGCGGCAACGGCGACGACCAGGCCGCCCGTCGCACGATGCTGGTGGCCATCACGATCGGGGTGCTCACCATCCCGCTGCTGCTCCTGGCCGTCATCACGATCGCGCCGAACATCTTCTCGAGCGGCGGCTCCTCGAAGCCGACGCCGAAGTCGGCGCCGTCCGGGCAGCTGCAGCTGCTGCTGCGCCCCGGGCTCACCGTGTCGCAGATCGGGGACGTGGTCGGCAACCTGCCCGGCCACGACAAGGCGTCCTTCACGTCGCTCGCGAGCTCCGGCACGATCCGCTCGAAGTACCTGCCGGCCTCCGTCAACTCCCTCGAGGGCGTGCTGTACCCGGACACGTACTTCGTGCTGCCGAACGAGGGCACGGCGTCGATCACGCGCCGCCTCGTGAGCCGGTTCGACCAGATCGGCGACCAGGTCGGGCTCGGCGCCGCCACCGCCGTCACCCCGTACCAGACCGTGATCGTGGCGTCGCTCGTGCAGCAAGAGGCGAAGCTCCCGAGCGACGCGCCGCTCGTCGCCAGCGTCATCTACAACCGCCTGAAGGCGAGGATGCCGCTCCAGATCGACGCCACGCTCTGCTACGCCAAGGGCGGCTGCCCGCCGGTGCCGACGGCCGCCGACAAGAAGCTGAGCTCCGCGTACAACACGTACCGGGTGGCGGGGCTGCCGCCGACGCCGATCGCCAGCGTCACCGCCACCGCCCTGCAGGCGGCGCTGCAGCCGCCGAACGTCCCGTACCTCTACTACGTCGTCGCCGACTCGAGCGGGAAGCTGGCGTTCGCGACGACCCTGCAGCAGCAGAACCACAACATCGCCGCGGCCCGCCAGAAGGGCATTTTGTGA
- the ruvX gene encoding Holliday junction resolvase RuvX, with protein sequence MLGVDLGTRRVGLAVSDPSGTLATPHGVLDRGDDPDADRRAIVAAARDLGATRIVVGLPRSLSGREGPAARAARAEVAALRAAAGPELPVEVHDERFSTVVAERALAAGGRRRARRRPVDAAAAAVILQSYLESRR encoded by the coding sequence GTGCTCGGCGTCGACCTCGGGACGCGTCGCGTCGGCCTGGCCGTGTCGGACCCGAGCGGGACCCTCGCCACGCCGCACGGCGTGCTCGACCGGGGCGACGACCCGGACGCCGACCGCCGGGCGATCGTCGCCGCCGCGCGCGACCTCGGGGCCACCCGCATCGTGGTCGGCCTGCCCCGCTCCCTCTCCGGTCGCGAGGGGCCGGCCGCCCGGGCGGCCCGGGCCGAGGTGGCGGCCCTCCGCGCCGCCGCCGGCCCCGAGCTGCCCGTCGAGGTGCACGACGAGCGGTTCTCCACCGTCGTGGCCGAGCGGGCGCTGGCGGCCGGCGGCCGCCGACGGGCCCGGCGCCGGCCGGTCGACGCCGCCGCGGCCGCGGTGATCCTCCAGTCCTACCTAGAGTCACGTCGGTGA